GGATGTAGCATATAAAGCATTACAGATTAGAGATAAGCTGGTTAACGAAAATTCTAAAGAACCAACAGTAGGTGATATAGCGAAAGAACTTAATATACCTAGAGAAGAAGTTGTATTTGCTCTTGATGCAATACAGGATCCTGTTTCACTATTTGAGCCAATATATCACGATGGTGGTGACGCAATATACGTAATGGACCAAATCGGCGATGATAAAAATGTAGACGAAGTGTGGCTAGAACAAATAGCACTGAAGGAAGCAATAAAGAAATTAAATGACCGTGAAAAAATGATTTTAACAATGCGATTTTTTGAAGGAAAAACTCAGATGGAAGTCGCAAAAGAAATCGGTATTTCACAAGCACAAGTATCAAGACTTGAAAAATCAGCATTGACACATATGAGAAAATATATATGACTTGCCTTATGGCAAGTTTTTTCCATTGTAATTTAATAAAAATAAACACATATATATTATAATAATGCAAAATAAATTGAGGGGGGATCTATATGTTTAAGACATCAGATTTAAGAGATAAGGATGTAATTGATATTAATACTGGTAAAAGACTTGGCAATATCATTGACGTAGAAGTTAACTTGGAAGAGGGAAAAGTTGAAGGATTTATACTGCCTGGCGA
The nucleotide sequence above comes from Thermoanaerobacterium sp. CMT5567-10. Encoded proteins:
- the sigG gene encoding RNA polymerase sporulation sigma factor SigG, translating into MNNKVEICGVNTSKLPVLKGAKQKELLIRMKNGDKNAREEFINGNLRLVLSVIQRFNNRGEYVDDLFQVGCIGLIKAIDNFDLNQNVKFSTYAVPMIIGEIRRYLRDNNSIRVSRSLRDVAYKALQIRDKLVNENSKEPTVGDIAKELNIPREEVVFALDAIQDPVSLFEPIYHDGGDAIYVMDQIGDDKNVDEVWLEQIALKEAIKKLNDREKMILTMRFFEGKTQMEVAKEIGISQAQVSRLEKSALTHMRKYI
- a CDS encoding YlmC/YmxH family sporulation protein, which translates into the protein MFKTSDLRDKDVIDINTGKRLGNIIDVEVNLEEGKVEGFILPGESKGFRLFVKDIDIYIPWKSVKKIGEDVILVSIDENVTQV